The genomic DNA GATGTTCAAGTTGTGGAGAACACTTCAACCGAAGTCTGTAGCACAGGTTCCTACAAATGTCACCAACAAAACCTCCCTCTCTATCAAATTATAGCTTTAGGATTGTGAGGAAATAACCTTTTGTTGGGTTGAGCTGACCTTTCAAATATGAAACTTCAGGTATTTCAGAATAGGTAGTTGGaacttcaaatatttatatgctGTATTATTAACTTAtgcaaattttattcatttgaatGCACACATATTTATTACCTTCTCAATTCTCATTTACATCATTGCTGCTATctcttagtttttttatttattttactttatttgttaTGTCATCTTCTAGGTTTCCTACttgattttgattgtttttatatgttacATGTTCCATATATTTTATAGACCtcctttcatttccattttggttgcatttaaatatgagaaaaaaaatagtgcaTTGCTAAAGTAAGATGTATGAAATGTTGAACTAGAAAGGTTGCGTATGGATTACATATTTCTGATTATGATGGCCCTATCAGCTGTGTTTACACTGTTTGTAAAATCTGTCTCAATTTCTTCTGCTGTTATGCAATGTGATAGATCTGCACTCTATTGGTGGTTTGGTTCCTCTCCTGGGTTACCTGAAGAACTCTCATTCTGGCATTCGAGCAAAGGCTGCAGAGGTTATAACAACCATTGTCCAGAACAACCCAAGGAGTCAACAGCTGGTAATGGAAGCAAATGGCTTTGAGCCTCTCCTCTTTAACTTCACTTCAGACCCTGATATAACTGTTCGAACTAAAGCACTTGGTGCAATAGCTTGTgagtaaatattttttcctttctttaataAGTTGTGGTTGTCATTGATTTTTGAAGTGACTTCTATACTTCTTCTGGAATCCCTTGCTGGGACTAACACttatgtatatttatattttttccagCTTTAATTCGTCACAACAAGCCAGGCATTGCTGCTTTTCGACTCGCAAATGGTTATGCGGCTTTGAGAGATGCTTTGGGTTCTGAGAGTGTGAGATTCCAAAGGTAACCACTCCCACATGTTTTAATATTCAATCATTTCACTGTCTTTATTGAGTGTTGATGATTTATGAATTAGATCACACTTTGATGGAAGGATGGTTTTAGTTTCATGAGGTCTGACTACAAGCCTGACACTTGATCATATACTAAAAtgcttgaaaataaaaaataagcagCTAAATGACTTCCAAaatattatcttctttttttttctttccttttttccacTATTTTACAGATGACTTGCTCTGAATCTAAACTTTAGCTTCTCCACCCTCAATCTTATTCATAGAATTAACCATTTTGCAGGAAAGCCTTGAATTTGATCCATTACCTACTACATGAGAATAGTTCGGACTGCAATGTAGTAAGTGAGCTGGGATTCCCTCGCATAATGATGCATCTTGCATCCAGTGATGATTCCGAGGTACGAGAAGCTGCCCTTCGAGGCCTTCTTGAGCTTGCTCAAGACAAGACAAGTGGAGGCAGTGATGGTTTAGGCGAAGAAGATGAGAAATTGAAGCAACTTCTTCAAGAAAGGATTAAAGGTATCAGCTTAATGTCACCTGAGGATCTTGGGGCTGCTAGGGAAGAGAGACACCTTGTGGACTCGCTCTGGAATGCCTGCTACAATGAGCCATCTTCTCTTCGTGGGGAGGGGCTTGTTGTTCTTCCTGGGGATGATGCACCCCCGCCTGATGTTGCCAGCAAGCATTTTGAACCTCCTCTTAGAGCTTGGGCTGCAAACCAAGAAGCTAATAGAGCTCCTGGTACTGAAAAGAAGGAAGCCGCTCCTCTCCTGTTGGGATTTAGCCCTCAACAGCCTGAAACACCTCATGTCCAAAGCAGTTCAAGTGGAGGTGAGGATGCTGGACAGAGGAGTACTCCAAGGTGAACCTGTAACACAGTGCTGACAGTTTTAAAGGTGTTGCAAGGAATTTCTCCTATTTTCAGCATGTCGTATATTTCTGAATTGTCTGAtgcatttttagttttattgtgTTTGCCATCTCATTTTAGTAAAATTAGATGGTGTGCGCTTGAGATTTTGCAATAGGTTGTCTTAAGAAGAGGggaatttctatattttatgtaTGAAATGGCAGGGATTCCAGAATTTTAATGATGTAAAATCTGTTGCCATTGCAcaattcaacaaaaataaaaaaaaaaaaccaggtTCTTTCTTTTGGCAAAAAAAGAGTTGTCagtgttgtttagttttaagtAGTTGAATTATagagaagttttatttttaacggCGGAAACGTTTTGTGCGGATCAGAGAAACTGAAAcactaaaatgatttttttttaaatgagattttATTGAAATGGATCAAATAATacttgaattgaaaaaataacctttatatgactacttttttttataaaaaaaatatacttaaataatttcattagtctatgtcattttaaaaaaattattaattttatatattttattgttatatgtACTTTTTCAAAGTGGGATGATGCCCAAATATTAGGGGCTACGAACCCATCAAAATAAGATAAGTTCTCGTGTGCTGAGAAAGCGTAACAAATTCAGAAAGAAACTCAAAAGgcaggaaagaaaaaaactacaaCCAGAAGAATAAGTGTTTTTATGCcatttgatgaaaaattattttggatgaACGAAATTAAGAcccaaaaagaagaaatggttttcctttttttgatgACGGAGGAATTAggcttttaaaactttttattatcaATCAGATAAATTCAAGATATTATAGTGTCATGATTTGAATTAAAGATAGTGTGTTATTCgttgaaattaaatttactaattatctttaaaaaaaggaaatcgTCAAACACAttaagttttaactttttttaattttaatttagaaagtTAAATGGGTGAATGCTTTTAGGTAGAAAAATCTTATGGGATGATGTTTTAAATTAGGAAGAAAGTATGGTATTGAATTGATGCCAGCCTAATCTTTCATTTAGGTCATGCAAAATGCACCATGAAATTTGAATCACTAAACGACAAtacaagaaacataaataaatttagataataAAAGTAATGATAAAGTGATATCaggaaatatgaaataataaagtaaGGGATAAAGGGGATGTGAGAGCAAGATTTTTCCCCTACATGATTAAACCCTAAAAACAATCGTGGTTTGAAGTGTCACAAAATTAACGAAATTACAGTACAATAAAGGAGTCCTCGTGATTATATGCATCGgatactaaaattaatttttttaaaagctttgaTGACGACAATTATATCAAATTCTCAACTCAAAGCTTGTGATTTCTAGTTCCATAAGATAAAAGGGTAAGAACATTAATATGTCAGTTTATTATTGTTAATGAAAACACTTagatccataattttttttttattgtaaatgaaattatgatatagggtaaataaaaacacttttaagaaaagataaaatgaaattaaatactAATAGAAGAATCGATTGAGTAATATTTTCAAACACAAGGGTGTATGCAAGGATAGgcaatgttaattttttattttattttattagataatCGTACtctaatataacatttttttaatcatttaaaaacataatcattaatactaaaaatttataataattttttattgtaggTGTCATGTCGAAAATGGGCACACAGAGTTGCTTGGTTATATAGTGTTCACTGTTCAGGGGTATTTGTCAACTTCTATGGGCTTCATCAACCTTCAAAACTCATAATTCACCAACATATTTGGAGTGGTGGACTCATTGATAAGAAGCCATTGAACTCATCCCAGCTCATATTATCTTTTAGATGTTAATGAAATCGTCTTGATTcctaataataattattgttattagtTCTGTGGCTCTGCTGTTTTAAACACGCAATTCTAAATTTACATTGAAGGACAAGACATAGATTCTTGATGTTGGAGTAGACAGAGGACAAGCTGTACAGGAAATGGAGCACACATTTATCCTGCATCGCACTAGACCTAAGAGAGAGGAGGCCCAATTTGATATCTGTGGTTCAAGGAGAGTCCCTAGAACTCAGGATTCTACTTAATCGTTATCCTTGGCGAATCGGAGATTAGTCTTGCCCTCTATTTTCTTCCTCAAAGAACGAGTCAGATAGTCTCCGTACTTGACCTTCTTGTATATCCTATTCGACCCTTGAGGATCTAATATATGATCTAGTGGTTCAATTTCCACATCTGTGTCTGGCGTAAAAAATGTCGCCAAGGACATCCTTGCCTTGTTCTCGTTTGCCATGGCTCTGTGCTCGATGCTATTATACTTGCCGTTGCTCCACATCTGTTACCACAATCAAGCAGGTCAGGCTCCAAATCATTTTGTAAGATTTTAACGCTTGTTTACGGAAAAAACCATCTCCATGCTGGGTTTTAAAGAGCCAGACAATGATTGGATCTTAAAGCCCTCCACTTGCTCTTCCTCTCTATCACCATatggaaagagaaagaaaggaagGAGGCTTAGAGGTAGGCTTCTCTTTTTTGCCTGGTTATTAGTTGTAAATGAAATCTTTGAgatgatggattttttttatatttacctCTATAACATCTCCAATATTCACGACCAGGGAATTTGGGATCGGATTAACAGGCACCCATCCTCCATCATGCTGGATTTCTAAGCCAGTAACATCATCATCTTGCAGGAGTATGGATATGGAGGTCGCATCAGAATGTGGGCTTATACCGATTACTTGGTCAGGGTTGCGACATGTAGGATAGTAATTCACACGCAAAGCTTGTGCCATGTCTTTGTGTAGCCTAAGAAGTGCATCCTTAGTCATCCCCATCGTCAAAGATAAAGAGCCAAGGAGTGTCTCTGCAACTTTTCTTACTTCAGTGGAATATGTTTCGACAGTGTCTCTGCAGTGagtgaatattttaatttacataTTGGTTGAATTAATTATCTACACTCCgaacaaatttcaaaagaaataccTGAAGTCTGCTGGAGTAGTTGGCCAAAACttgagtttttgaaaatggGAGGGATAGATACTCAAAATTAGTGAATCTGACCAGTCCAGTTTCTCCTCCTCAGAGACCATGAAAGGCCGCCCATAACCTTGCATCTCATTCGAGTCCAGTGAGTATGCTATCTTCTCTTCGAATGGTAGTTCGAAAAACCCAGCTGCGGCATCCTTCACCCTCTGCAATACTTCTTTTGGTATTCCATGATTAGTTGCCTGCAAGATATTTTGGTCAACATGTTGTGAAATGATGATAGAATATGCATATCAGATGAGCTATTTGCTTTCCAAACATTCTCCGGAGGATGTTTGGTTTTCTTTGCATGCACAAATTATGAAGTTTGGTTTGGATAACCAGTTCATTCTCTGTCTGAATTGCCATGGAGAAATGCAGAGAAATGAATAAGAGTGTTACCATAAAAAAGCCCCAGCATTTGCAGGCCCACTCCAGCTTCTTTAGCTCCTCAACATTCTCACTTGAAAGTAATGCCAAGTCAATGACAGGAATTTGAGGTGAAAGAACAGACAGATCAACATCTTTGGATTTATCTTCTTCGCTCCTTTTGAATCTGTCAGGAATGCATGAAAGATTGCATCTCACCATCTCCTGAACATTTACAATAGATGGTGATGATATCCCACCGTTCAGTACTTCCTCACTCTCTCTGATTGCGTTGTCTGCCTCTGTGACCATGCTTGTTTGCTTAGAAAATGGCCTCTGCTCCTTCTAGCGCGCGCTAGCGCGCGCGCGCACACGTATATATACTCTCTCTGATTGTGTTGTCTGCCTCTGTGACCATGTTTGTTTGCATCTCACCATCTCCTGAACATTTACAATAGATGGTGATGATGTCCCACCGTTCAGTACTTCCTCACTCTCTGATTGTGTCGTCTGCCTCTGTGACCATGCTTGTTTGCTTATAGtgccccccccccccacacacacacacacacacggcCTCTGCTCCTTCACACACGCGCTGATTGTCATAGTCCTTTTCTATAACCCACACACAGACACACACACGCGTATATATACTCTCTCTGATTGTCACTGCTCCACACACAcatagtccttttccaaaatCTTCACATAAGATTTTGCATGGATCACATATGTATACTCTCTTTGATTGTCACTGCTCCACACACACATAGTCCTTTTCTATAATCAAAAGCAAATCTTCACATAAGATTTTGCATGGATCACATAAGATTTTGTGTGGATCAAGGGAAAGAAGTACTAGTAGGATTATACGACTGAAacggatttttctcaatagtacggtaatttaaaaaagttatgtttAAATTACTggagtagaagaagttattacaaatatacggtagtttttgccacctaggaaagaggatttgtcacttaagagagaggagagaggagagaggtttagcggataatttttttttaaaacaaagggaaatcgtcttttcaaattCCACAAGGAAAATTCAAGAGATGAGTtttccatgggaaaatttttttttaaaaaaaaattcctaaataaaaaataaaaaaaaacaattccacgaggggaactcgtctcttcccatgggaaatttttttttttaaaatatttttttattttaaaaaatcccaaattaaaaaaaaaacaattccgcaagggaactcgtctcttcaatagacgagttcccatggaaaaaaatatatatatttttaaaaaagttcccaaattaaaaaaaaaaaaaaaaaaaaaaaaaattcctcaagggaactcgtctcttcaagagacgagttccatgaaaaataaaaaatatatacatttttttaaaaattcccaaattattatttaaaaaaaaagaaaaaaaaaacaattcctcaagggaactcgtcttttttttttaaaaaaaaaagtttccaatatatatatatatatttaaaaattcccaaattattatttaaaaaaaaaaaaacaattcctcaagggaactcgtctcttgaagagatgagttcccataaaaaaaatatatatttattttttta from Vitis riparia cultivar Riparia Gloire de Montpellier isolate 1030 chromosome 8, EGFV_Vit.rip_1.0, whole genome shotgun sequence includes the following:
- the LOC117920959 gene encoding hsp70-binding protein 1, whose translation is MAKDGPDWDGLLKWSLAHSDGTRPPRNLSEEERKWFMEAMQAQSVDVVKRMKEITLVMQTPEQVLEAQGVTSADIEDMLDELQEHVESIDMANDLHSIGGLVPLLGYLKNSHSGIRAKAAEVITTIVQNNPRSQQLVMEANGFEPLLFNFTSDPDITVRTKALGAIASLIRHNKPGIAAFRLANGYAALRDALGSESVRFQRKALNLIHYLLHENSSDCNVVSELGFPRIMMHLASSDDSEVREAALRGLLELAQDKTSGGSDGLGEEDEKLKQLLQERIKGISLMSPEDLGAAREERHLVDSLWNACYNEPSSLRGEGLVVLPGDDAPPPDVASKHFEPPLRAWAANQEANRAPGTEKKEAAPLLLGFSPQQPETPHVQSSSSGGEDAGQRSTPR
- the LOC117920010 gene encoding protein SRG1-like, which produces MVTEADNAIRESEEVLNGGISSPSIVNVQEMVRCNLSCIPDRFKRSEEDKSKDVDLSVLSPQIPVIDLALLSSENVEELKKLEWACKCWGFFMATNHGIPKEVLQRVKDAAAGFFELPFEEKIAYSLDSNEMQGYGRPFMVSEEEKLDWSDSLILSIYPSHFQKLKFWPTTPADFRDTVETYSTEVRKVAETLLGSLSLTMGMTKDALLRLHKDMAQALRVNYYPTCRNPDQVIGISPHSDATSISILLQDDDVTGLEIQHDGGWVPVNPIPNSLVVNIGDVIEMWSNGKYNSIEHRAMANENKARMSLATFFTPDTDVEIEPLDHILDPQGSNRIYKKVKYGDYLTRSLRKKIEGKTNLRFAKDND